A part of Streptomyces sp. NBC_00557 genomic DNA contains:
- a CDS encoding carbohydrate ABC transporter permease, with protein MDDALVRAGRALRLVLLIALALLFLIPFYLLVRNGLSSEQDITSPGWTFFPREVRWGNVRELFDDPSVPFARSLLNSALIAVATTLGTLLLASLAGYGLARIPYRHANKVFYGILGTLLVPAAVTFVPSFVLVSTLGWISTLRGLIVPTLFSAFACFVFRQYFLGFPRELEDAAQVDGLGYWRTYWLVVVPNARPVFAAVGTIVFLGAWNSFLWPLVIGQDQSAWTVQVALSSFTTSQVIRLHELFVAAVVSILPLLVVFLCFQRWIVAGVERSGID; from the coding sequence ATGGATGACGCCCTGGTCCGGGCCGGGCGGGCGCTCAGACTGGTGCTGCTGATCGCGCTCGCCCTGCTCTTCCTCATCCCCTTCTATCTGCTGGTCCGCAACGGGCTGTCCAGCGAGCAGGACATCACCTCCCCCGGATGGACCTTCTTTCCGCGCGAGGTGAGGTGGGGCAACGTCCGGGAGCTGTTCGACGATCCGTCCGTCCCGTTCGCCCGTTCCCTGCTCAACTCCGCGCTGATCGCGGTCGCGACCACGCTGGGCACCCTGCTCCTGGCCTCGCTCGCCGGCTACGGCCTCGCCCGCATCCCGTACCGGCACGCGAACAAGGTCTTCTACGGCATCCTGGGCACCCTGCTGGTCCCGGCCGCCGTCACCTTCGTACCGAGCTTCGTGCTGGTGTCGACGCTGGGCTGGATCTCCACCCTGCGCGGGCTGATCGTGCCGACGCTGTTCTCCGCGTTCGCCTGTTTCGTCTTCCGCCAGTACTTCCTGGGTTTCCCGCGGGAGCTGGAGGACGCGGCGCAGGTCGACGGGCTCGGGTACTGGCGCACGTACTGGCTGGTGGTCGTGCCGAACGCGCGGCCGGTGTTCGCCGCCGTCGGCACCATCGTGTTCCTCGGGGCGTGGAACTCCTTCCTGTGGCCCCTGGTCATCGGGCAGGACCAGAGCGCCTGGACGGTGCAGGTGGCGTTGTCGTCGTTCACGACGTCGCAGGTGATCAGGCTGCACGAGCTGTTCGTCGCGGCCGTCGTGTCGATCCTGCCGCTGCTGGTGGTGTTCCTGTGCTTCCAGCGGTGGATCGTGGCCGGGGTGGAGCGGTCGGGGATCGACTGA
- a CDS encoding sulfite exporter TauE/SafE family protein: MSDIPMTTVALLCAASLAAGWIDAVVGGGGLLLLPALLLGLPPATPAAWALGTNKAVAIVGTTGAAVTYARRAPVDVGTAVRIGLAALAGSSAGAFLAAGMSTAVLKPVIMAVLLGVAAFVILRPAFGTAPAPGPATRRQKLAAIGLAGLGIGFYDGLIGPGTGTFLVLALTALLRLDLVTASATAKIVNCCTNAGALAMFAYQGTVLWKPAALLAVFNLAGGTLGARTALEQGSGFVRVVLLTVVFALVANLAYEQWAA; encoded by the coding sequence ATGTCCGACATACCCATGACGACCGTGGCCCTGCTGTGCGCCGCCTCGCTGGCGGCCGGGTGGATCGACGCCGTGGTGGGCGGAGGCGGCCTGCTGCTTCTGCCGGCCCTGCTGCTCGGGCTGCCGCCGGCGACCCCGGCCGCGTGGGCGCTCGGCACCAACAAGGCCGTCGCGATCGTCGGCACCACCGGGGCGGCGGTGACGTACGCCCGCAGGGCGCCGGTGGACGTCGGCACGGCCGTACGCATCGGGCTCGCCGCCCTCGCCGGTTCCTCGGCGGGCGCCTTCCTCGCGGCCGGGATGAGCACGGCGGTCCTCAAACCGGTGATCATGGCGGTGCTGCTCGGGGTCGCCGCGTTCGTGATCCTGCGCCCGGCCTTCGGCACCGCTCCGGCGCCCGGGCCGGCCACCCGGCGGCAGAAGCTCGCCGCGATCGGCCTGGCCGGCCTGGGCATCGGCTTCTACGACGGCCTGATCGGCCCCGGCACCGGGACCTTCCTGGTGCTGGCCCTGACCGCGCTCCTGAGGCTCGACCTGGTGACCGCCTCCGCCACCGCGAAGATCGTCAACTGCTGCACCAACGCGGGTGCCCTCGCCATGTTCGCGTACCAGGGAACGGTGCTGTGGAAGCCTGCGGCCCTGCTGGCCGTCTTCAACCTCGCGGGCGGCACCCTCGGCGCCCGCACCGCGCTCGAACAGGGCAGCGGCTTCGTCCGGGTGGTGCTGCTGACGGTCGTCTTCGCGCTGGTGGCGAACCTGGCGTACGAGCAGTGGGCGGCGTAA
- the nirD gene encoding nitrite reductase small subunit NirD yields the protein MTLAVETTDLKVQLRVAEGWFTACDLSVLTPGRGVAALLPDGRQVALFRDRADRLYAVDNRDPFTGAAVLSRGLTGTHAGRPFVASPLLKQRFDLVSGQCLDDAEVRVAAYEVRAA from the coding sequence ATGACCCTGGCTGTCGAGACCACCGATCTGAAGGTCCAGCTCCGCGTGGCGGAGGGCTGGTTCACCGCCTGCGACCTGAGCGTGCTGACGCCGGGCCGCGGGGTGGCCGCCCTGCTGCCGGACGGCCGCCAGGTGGCCCTCTTCCGGGACCGCGCCGACCGCCTGTACGCCGTCGACAACCGCGATCCCTTCACCGGCGCCGCCGTCCTCTCCCGCGGCCTGACCGGCACCCACGCCGGCCGCCCGTTCGTGGCCTCCCCGCTGCTGAAGCAGCGCTTCGACCTGGTCAGCGGCCAGTGCCTGGACGACGCGGAGGTCCGGGTGGCGGCGTACGAGGTACGCGCGGCCTGA
- the nirB gene encoding nitrite reductase large subunit NirB, with translation MSTDTTPTIVLVGHGMVGQRFLEALAERGLTATHRVVVLCEEPRPAYDRVALTSYFSGKSPEELSLTDQEFIDAHGIELYVGDPAETVDRAGRKVTARSGRVFAYDTLVLATGSYPFVPPVPNKDAEGCFVYRTIEDLLAIEEYAKTRARTGAVVGGGLLGLEAAGALNGLGLATHIVEFAPRLMPVQVDEGGGAALLRTIEGMGLTVHTGVGTQEIVTDASGAVTGMKLSDGSELATDMVVFSAGVRPRDQLARDCGLAVGERGGITVDEQCRTVGDPHVFAIGECALAADGRVYGLVAPGYEQAETAAAAIAGDEASFTGADLSTKLKLLGVDVASFGDAHGTAEDCLDVVYSDSRAGLYKKLVIGPDGTLLGGILVGDAEAYGTLRALTGSVPPVSPESLVLPAGAGSGAQLGPSALPDEAIICSCHNVSKGTIRGAVTEHRCTTVPEVKKCTKAGTGCGSCVKVLGQLVNAELEASGVEVDKGLCGCFAQTREELYEIVLALRITSYQELLDRYGREGARGGDGCEVCKPAVGSIIASLAPAIGASGYVLDGEQAALQDTNDHFLANLQKNGSYSVVPRIPGGEIAPEKLIVIGEIARDFGLYTKITGGQRIDMFGARVEQLPLIWARLVDAGFESGHAYGKALRTVKSCVGSTWCRYGVQDSVKMAIDLELRYRGLRSPHKLKSAVSGCQRECAEARSKDFGVIATAGGWNLYVGGNGGATPRHADLLAQDLSDAELVRLIDRFLMFYIRTADRLERTSTWLERIPGGLDHVRDVVVHDSLGICDELEALMRAHITHYRDEWAETINDPEKLARFVSFVNAPDTPDPVVAFVPERDQIKPDLPLLNIGMRPADDVLEGSAR, from the coding sequence ATGTCCACGGACACCACCCCCACGATCGTGCTCGTCGGCCACGGCATGGTCGGCCAGCGCTTCCTCGAAGCGCTCGCCGAGCGCGGCCTGACCGCCACGCACCGCGTGGTCGTGCTGTGCGAGGAGCCGCGCCCCGCCTACGACCGCGTCGCCCTCACCTCGTACTTCTCGGGCAAGAGCCCCGAGGAACTGTCGCTGACCGACCAGGAGTTCATCGACGCGCACGGCATCGAACTGTACGTCGGCGATCCCGCCGAGACCGTCGACCGCGCGGGCAGGAAGGTGACCGCCAGGTCCGGCCGGGTCTTCGCGTACGACACCCTGGTGCTGGCCACCGGCTCCTACCCGTTCGTGCCGCCGGTGCCGAACAAGGACGCCGAGGGCTGTTTCGTCTACCGGACCATCGAGGACCTGCTCGCCATCGAGGAGTACGCGAAGACGCGGGCGAGGACCGGCGCGGTGGTCGGCGGCGGCCTGCTCGGCCTGGAGGCGGCCGGCGCACTCAACGGGCTCGGACTGGCCACGCACATCGTGGAGTTCGCGCCGCGCCTGATGCCGGTACAGGTCGACGAGGGCGGTGGCGCGGCGCTGCTGCGGACCATCGAGGGCATGGGTCTGACCGTGCACACGGGCGTGGGCACGCAGGAGATCGTCACGGACGCCTCCGGCGCCGTCACCGGCATGAAGCTGTCCGACGGCTCCGAACTGGCCACCGACATGGTGGTGTTCAGCGCCGGAGTGCGCCCGCGCGACCAGCTGGCCCGGGACTGCGGCCTCGCGGTCGGCGAGCGCGGCGGCATCACGGTCGACGAGCAGTGCCGTACCGTCGGCGACCCGCACGTGTTCGCGATCGGCGAGTGCGCGCTGGCGGCGGACGGCCGGGTGTACGGCCTGGTGGCGCCCGGCTACGAGCAGGCGGAGACCGCCGCGGCCGCCATCGCCGGGGACGAGGCGTCCTTCACCGGCGCCGACCTGTCCACCAAGCTGAAGCTGCTCGGCGTGGACGTGGCGTCCTTCGGCGACGCGCACGGCACCGCCGAGGACTGCCTGGACGTCGTCTACTCCGACTCCCGAGCGGGCCTGTACAAGAAGCTGGTCATCGGCCCGGACGGCACGCTGCTCGGCGGCATCCTGGTCGGCGACGCCGAGGCGTACGGCACCCTGCGCGCGCTGACCGGTTCGGTGCCCCCCGTCTCCCCCGAGTCGCTCGTCCTGCCCGCCGGAGCCGGCTCGGGGGCTCAGCTCGGCCCGTCCGCCCTGCCGGACGAGGCGATCATCTGCTCCTGCCACAACGTCAGCAAGGGCACCATCCGGGGCGCGGTGACGGAGCACCGGTGCACCACCGTGCCGGAGGTGAAGAAGTGCACCAAGGCCGGCACCGGCTGCGGCTCCTGCGTGAAGGTGCTCGGCCAGCTCGTCAACGCCGAGCTGGAGGCTTCCGGCGTCGAGGTCGACAAGGGCCTGTGCGGCTGCTTCGCCCAGACCCGCGAGGAGCTGTACGAGATCGTCCTCGCCCTGCGCATCACGTCGTACCAGGAGCTGCTGGACCGGTACGGCCGTGAGGGCGCCCGGGGCGGCGACGGCTGCGAGGTCTGCAAGCCGGCGGTCGGCTCGATCATCGCCTCGCTCGCCCCGGCGATCGGCGCGAGCGGCTATGTCCTGGACGGCGAGCAGGCGGCCCTGCAGGACACCAACGACCACTTCCTGGCCAACCTGCAGAAGAACGGCTCGTACTCGGTGGTGCCGCGCATCCCCGGCGGTGAGATCGCGCCCGAGAAGCTCATCGTGATCGGCGAGATCGCCCGCGACTTCGGCCTCTACACGAAGATCACCGGCGGCCAGCGGATCGACATGTTCGGCGCCCGGGTCGAGCAACTGCCGCTCATCTGGGCCCGGCTGGTGGACGCCGGCTTCGAGTCCGGCCACGCGTACGGCAAGGCGCTGCGGACCGTGAAGTCCTGCGTGGGCTCCACCTGGTGCCGGTACGGGGTGCAGGACTCGGTGAAGATGGCGATCGACCTGGAGCTGCGCTACCGGGGCCTGCGGTCGCCGCACAAGCTGAAGTCGGCGGTCTCCGGCTGCCAGCGCGAGTGCGCCGAGGCCCGGTCGAAGGACTTCGGGGTGATCGCCACCGCGGGCGGCTGGAACCTGTACGTCGGCGGCAACGGCGGCGCCACCCCGCGCCACGCCGACCTGCTGGCCCAGGACCTGTCCGACGCCGAACTGGTCCGTCTGATCGACCGGTTCCTGATGTTCTACATCCGCACCGCCGACCGCCTGGAGCGCACCTCGACCTGGCTGGAGCGCATCCCCGGCGGCCTCGACCATGTGCGGGACGTGGTGGTGCACGACTCGCTCGGCATCTGCGACGAGCTGGAGGCGCTGATGCGGGCGCACATCACCCACTACCGCGACGAGTGGGCGGAGACCATCAACGACCCCGAGAAGCTCGCCCGGTTCGTGTCCTTCGTGAACGCCCCGGACACCCCGGACCCGGTCGTCGCCTTCGTCCCCGAGCGCGACCAGATCAAGCCCGACCTGCCGCTGCTGAACATCGGCATGCGGCCCGCCGACGACGTCCTGGAAGGAAGCGCCCGATGA
- a CDS encoding class F sortase: MRRRSRHDRLGDTAIAAVTVVALGSGVWLLGGASGTHAPPQPAAAEGRPEPGGARSAAPALAPSVPTRIRIPSIRVNAPLMGLSLTRSGSLDVPPARYKNLAGWYEAGTMPGETGTAIVAGHVDNAEGPAVFYDLGALKRGARIDVDRRDGSVAVFTVDAVEVYAANNFPDDKVYGAAPRPELRVITCGGGYSKSTGYLGNVVVFAHLTGSR, translated from the coding sequence ATGCGCAGGAGAAGCAGGCACGACAGGCTCGGCGACACCGCGATAGCCGCGGTCACCGTCGTGGCGCTCGGCTCCGGGGTGTGGCTGCTGGGCGGCGCCAGCGGCACGCACGCGCCGCCCCAGCCGGCCGCCGCCGAGGGCCGCCCGGAACCGGGAGGCGCGCGGTCCGCCGCCCCCGCCCTCGCCCCGTCGGTGCCCACCCGCATACGGATCCCCTCCATACGCGTGAACGCCCCGCTGATGGGCCTGTCCCTCACCCGCTCCGGCAGCCTGGACGTGCCGCCCGCCCGGTACAAGAACCTGGCCGGCTGGTACGAGGCCGGCACCATGCCCGGCGAGACCGGCACCGCGATCGTCGCCGGCCATGTCGACAACGCCGAGGGCCCCGCCGTCTTCTACGACCTCGGCGCGCTGAAACGGGGCGCCCGTATCGACGTGGACCGCCGGGACGGCTCCGTGGCCGTGTTCACGGTGGACGCGGTGGAGGTGTACGCGGCGAACAACTTCCCCGACGACAAGGTGTACGGCGCCGCACCCCGCCCCGAGCTCCGCGTCATCACCTGCGGCGGCGGCTATTCGAAGAGCACCGGCTACCTGGGCAACGTCGTGGTGTTCGCGCACCTCACCGGAAGCCGCTGA
- a CDS encoding M4 family metallopeptidase — protein sequence MSRIRQHVRGSRRRATTAGVAVTTATLLSVALSPTAHADARPTRATAIQHAASALLAHATSLGLTSAEQTSVRDVIVDRNGTQHVRYDRTYRGLPVLGGDFVVHLAPDGAYRSADRATRGTISLDSILPAVSATKAADLAVNALRALHLGDTLRQVKARPRLIVDALHGSPRLAWRTDAAGLDSLGNPVARTVLTDARTGRQIDAWDSIETAAGDGKSLYSGTVPLETTQSGSSYQLKDPTRGNTYTGDAGGKTDLCVLGVCFSRAPANLFTDADNHWGSGTTADRASAAVDAQYGTDMTWDYYKNVHGRSGIGGDGKGSYNRVHYGSNYNNAFWDDSCFCMTYGDGDGTTFGPLVALDVAGHEMTHGVTSKTAALTYSGESGGLNEATSDILGTMVEWYANNPSDPGDYLIGEKIVKPGFGQTALRYMDKPSRDGNSADYWSSSVGNLDVHYSSGVANHFAYLLAEGSGPKTINGVGYDSPTYNGSTVTGIGRDKVGRIWYRALTVYMTSSTNYAGARTATLNAAKDLYGAGSTEYNAVASAWSAVNVN from the coding sequence ATGAGCCGGATACGCCAGCACGTCCGAGGGTCCCGTCGCCGCGCCACCACCGCCGGCGTCGCCGTCACCACCGCGACCCTGCTGTCCGTGGCCCTCTCCCCCACCGCCCACGCCGACGCCAGACCGACCCGGGCCACCGCGATCCAGCACGCGGCGTCCGCGCTCCTCGCCCACGCCACCAGCCTGGGCCTGACCTCCGCCGAGCAGACCAGCGTCCGCGACGTGATCGTGGACCGCAACGGCACCCAGCACGTCCGTTACGACCGCACCTACCGCGGACTGCCCGTCCTGGGCGGCGACTTCGTGGTCCACCTCGCTCCCGACGGCGCCTACCGCAGCGCCGACCGGGCCACCCGCGGGACCATATCGCTGGACTCGATCCTCCCGGCGGTTTCCGCCACCAAGGCCGCCGACCTCGCCGTGAACGCGCTGCGCGCCCTCCATCTCGGCGACACGCTCAGGCAGGTCAAGGCCAGGCCCCGGCTGATCGTCGACGCCCTGCACGGCAGCCCCAGGCTCGCCTGGCGCACCGACGCCGCCGGCCTGGACTCGCTCGGCAACCCGGTCGCCCGCACCGTGCTGACCGACGCGCGCACCGGGCGCCAGATCGACGCCTGGGACAGCATCGAGACCGCCGCCGGCGACGGCAAGTCCCTCTACAGCGGGACGGTGCCGCTGGAGACCACGCAGTCGGGGTCGTCGTACCAGCTCAAGGATCCGACGCGCGGCAACACCTACACCGGGGACGCCGGGGGCAAGACGGACCTGTGCGTCCTCGGCGTCTGCTTCAGCCGGGCGCCCGCGAACCTGTTCACCGACGCCGACAACCACTGGGGCAGCGGCACCACCGCCGACCGCGCCTCGGCCGCCGTCGACGCCCAGTACGGCACGGACATGACGTGGGACTACTACAAGAACGTCCACGGGCGCAGCGGCATCGGCGGCGACGGCAAGGGGTCGTACAACCGCGTCCACTACGGCAGCAACTACAACAACGCCTTCTGGGACGACAGTTGCTTCTGCATGACGTACGGCGACGGGGACGGGACCACCTTCGGGCCGCTGGTCGCCCTCGACGTCGCCGGGCACGAGATGACGCACGGCGTCACCTCCAAGACGGCCGCGCTGACCTACTCGGGCGAGTCCGGCGGGCTCAACGAGGCCACCTCGGACATCCTCGGCACGATGGTGGAGTGGTACGCGAACAACCCCTCCGACCCCGGTGACTACCTCATCGGCGAGAAGATCGTGAAGCCCGGCTTCGGCCAGACCGCCCTGCGCTACATGGACAAGCCGTCCAGGGACGGCAACTCGGCCGACTACTGGAGCAGTTCGGTCGGCAACCTCGACGTCCACTACTCCTCCGGCGTCGCCAACCACTTCGCCTATCTGCTGGCCGAGGGCAGCGGCCCGAAGACCATCAACGGCGTCGGCTACGACTCCCCCACCTACAACGGCTCCACGGTCACCGGCATCGGCCGCGACAAGGTCGGCAGGATCTGGTACCGGGCGCTGACGGTCTACATGACCTCCTCGACGAACTACGCGGGGGCGCGCACGGCCACCCTCAACGCCGCCAAGGACCTGTACGGCGCGGGCAGCACCGAGTACAACGCCGTGGCCTCGGCCTGGAGCGCCGTCAACGTGAACTGA
- a CDS encoding NAD(P)/FAD-dependent oxidoreductase: MTSNTRVVVIGAGLAGVRLARRLGELGTPALLVGEEEHPPYNRVLLAEVLAGRYAPEVIGLPAPDGLLRARVTGIDRGARTVECADGSSIAYDTLVLATGSNPVLPPLRGLFTPDRQLPEGVHAFRTMDDCLGLAKAVRPGVRAVVIGGGLLGVSAARALAVRGAQVVLAQQAERLMERQLDPDASRLVLRHLTGLGVEVHTECRVRDVRCVAGAVRSVELADGYALDADLVVLACGVRPRTGLAEQAGLAVHKGILVDDELRTSDPHIRAVGDCVQHDGTVYGLASPALEQADALAELLAGDSRARYSGTRSLTRLTLTGPGSPFDLAAFGETEARPGDDVVRLADATRGTYRKVVVRDDRLVGGVLVGELGTVGALARAWEGAEPLPTDGGPLLHLLTNDGGS, from the coding sequence ATGACCTCGAATACGCGTGTGGTGGTGATCGGCGCCGGCCTCGCGGGCGTACGGCTCGCCCGGCGGCTCGGCGAGCTGGGCACGCCCGCGCTGCTCGTCGGCGAGGAGGAGCACCCGCCGTACAACCGGGTGCTGCTCGCCGAGGTGCTGGCCGGCCGGTACGCCCCCGAGGTGATCGGCCTGCCCGCGCCGGACGGGCTGCTGCGCGCCCGGGTCACCGGCATCGACCGGGGCGCCCGGACCGTCGAGTGCGCCGACGGCTCCTCGATCGCATACGACACGCTGGTTCTCGCCACCGGGTCCAACCCCGTGCTGCCGCCGCTGCGCGGTCTGTTCACCCCCGATCGCCAACTTCCCGAGGGCGTCCACGCGTTCCGCACGATGGACGACTGCCTGGGGCTGGCCAAGGCGGTCCGGCCGGGGGTGCGCGCGGTCGTCATCGGCGGCGGACTGCTCGGCGTCTCCGCGGCCCGCGCGCTCGCCGTGCGCGGCGCGCAGGTGGTCCTCGCCCAGCAGGCCGAGCGGCTCATGGAACGCCAGCTCGACCCGGACGCCTCCCGGCTGGTGCTGCGGCACCTCACCGGCCTGGGCGTCGAGGTGCACACCGAGTGCCGGGTGCGGGACGTGCGCTGCGTCGCGGGAGCCGTCCGGTCGGTGGAACTGGCCGACGGGTACGCGCTCGACGCCGACCTGGTCGTCCTCGCCTGCGGGGTGCGCCCGCGCACCGGGCTCGCCGAGCAGGCCGGCCTCGCCGTCCACAAGGGCATCCTCGTCGACGACGAGCTGCGCACCTCCGACCCGCACATCCGTGCCGTCGGCGACTGCGTGCAGCACGACGGCACGGTCTACGGCCTGGCCTCGCCGGCGCTCGAACAGGCCGACGCGCTCGCCGAGCTGCTCGCGGGCGACTCCCGCGCCCGGTATTCCGGCACGCGTTCCCTGACCCGGCTGACCCTCACCGGCCCGGGCTCCCCCTTCGACCTCGCCGCGTTCGGCGAGACCGAGGCCCGCCCCGGCGACGACGTCGTGCGGCTCGCCGACGCCACCCGCGGCACCTACCGCAAGGTCGTCGTCCGCGACGACCGCCTGGTCGGCGGGGTCCTCGTCGGCGAACTCGGCACCGTCGGCGCGCTCGCCCGCGCCTGGGAGGGAGCAGAGCCGCTCCCGACGGACGGCGGCCCCCTGCTCCACCTGCTCACCAACGACGGAGGCTCCTGA
- a CDS encoding ABC transporter substrate-binding protein: MTMSRRGVLAAGAAAGAGLLAACGSDTGRGGGASGTGLSQWYHQYGETGTEQAVKRYAAAYKKAHVTVQWRPGNYDQQTAAALLTGSGPDVFEVNGPTLDQIQGGQVVDLTDLIEGVRDDFNPAVLTPKTYDGRVWGIPQVIDMQMLYYRKSLLKDAGVEPPATLDALVDAARALTTGKVKGLFLGNDGGAGVLGGTPLYAAGLRLVTEDGKVGFDDPAAARTLGKLHRLYADKSLLLGAPADWSDPSAFVQGLTAMQWSGLWALPQVQKELGDDFGVLPFPKDGGAGRPSVPVGAYGSAVSARSRHKAAAKEFVRWLWVERTDFQEDFALSYGFHIPARISLARKAAKLRSGAAADAVRFTTDHGYAQPLLWTPAAQTAYQDALSRIIRSGASPESELRAVVRKVSAELDRVKKAKKNS; the protein is encoded by the coding sequence ATGACGATGAGCCGTAGGGGAGTGCTGGCCGCGGGGGCCGCGGCGGGGGCCGGGCTGCTCGCCGCCTGCGGGTCCGACACCGGGCGCGGCGGCGGGGCGTCGGGGACCGGGCTGTCGCAGTGGTACCACCAGTACGGCGAGACCGGCACCGAGCAGGCCGTGAAGCGGTACGCCGCCGCCTACAAGAAGGCGCACGTGACCGTGCAGTGGCGGCCGGGGAACTACGACCAGCAGACCGCCGCCGCCCTGCTCACCGGCTCCGGCCCGGACGTCTTCGAGGTCAACGGACCGACGCTGGACCAGATCCAGGGCGGGCAGGTCGTCGACCTCACCGATCTGATCGAAGGGGTCAGGGACGACTTCAATCCGGCCGTGCTCACGCCGAAGACGTACGACGGCCGGGTCTGGGGCATACCGCAGGTCATCGACATGCAGATGCTCTACTACCGCAAGAGCCTGCTGAAGGACGCCGGGGTCGAGCCGCCCGCCACGCTCGACGCACTCGTGGACGCCGCCCGGGCGCTCACCACCGGCAAGGTCAAGGGACTGTTCCTCGGCAACGACGGCGGAGCGGGCGTGCTCGGCGGCACGCCGCTGTACGCCGCGGGGCTGCGGCTCGTCACCGAGGACGGCAAGGTCGGGTTCGACGACCCCGCCGCCGCCCGCACCCTCGGCAAGCTGCACCGGCTGTACGCCGACAAGTCCCTCCTCCTCGGCGCGCCCGCCGACTGGTCCGACCCGTCCGCGTTCGTCCAGGGGCTGACCGCGATGCAGTGGTCCGGGCTGTGGGCGCTGCCGCAGGTGCAGAAGGAGCTGGGGGACGACTTCGGCGTGCTGCCGTTCCCGAAGGACGGCGGCGCGGGCCGGCCGTCCGTGCCCGTGGGGGCGTACGGCTCCGCCGTCAGCGCGCGCAGCCGGCACAAGGCGGCCGCCAAGGAGTTCGTGCGCTGGCTGTGGGTCGAACGCACCGACTTCCAGGAGGACTTCGCGCTGTCGTACGGCTTTCACATCCCGGCCCGGATCTCGCTGGCGAGGAAGGCCGCCAAGCTGCGCTCCGGCGCCGCCGCCGACGCCGTGCGCTTCACCACCGACCACGGCTACGCCCAGCCCCTGCTGTGGACGCCGGCCGCCCAGACCGCCTACCAGGACGCGCTCAGCCGGATCATCAGGAGCGGGGCGAGTCCGGAGAGCGAACTGCGGGCCGTCGTGCGGAAGGTGAGCGCCGAACTCGACCGCGTGAAGAAGGCGAAGAAGAACTCGTGA
- a CDS encoding carbohydrate ABC transporter permease, which produces MRRRRTLWFWAFVGPFVLGLALFTYVPLLWSVGLSFFDAHNTVTPTHFVGLDNYTAMLRDDAFVDSLKTFLVFTAFIVPVTYVFSLSLALMVNRLERARAFFRSVFFLPAACSYVVAALVWKMSLFNGVRFGLANTVLGWFGADPVAWLSTTDPPWYWLVIVTVRLWLQAGFYMILFLAGLQRIDPVLYEAAAVDGARPGWTVLRHITLPQLRATSVAVLLLLVVNAFQAFDEFYNLLSDARGYPPYARPPLVYLYYTALGQGQNLGLGSAGAVILALIIAVVTVGQARWLRLGRTDTDG; this is translated from the coding sequence GTGAGGCGGCGCAGGACCCTGTGGTTCTGGGCGTTCGTGGGGCCCTTCGTGCTCGGGCTCGCGCTGTTCACCTACGTTCCGCTGCTGTGGAGCGTGGGCCTCAGCTTCTTCGACGCCCACAACACGGTCACGCCCACGCACTTCGTCGGGCTGGACAACTACACGGCGATGCTGCGGGACGACGCGTTCGTCGACAGCCTGAAGACGTTCCTCGTCTTCACGGCCTTCATCGTGCCGGTCACCTACGTCTTCTCGCTCTCCCTCGCCCTGATGGTCAACCGGCTCGAGCGCGCCCGCGCGTTCTTCCGGTCGGTCTTCTTCCTTCCCGCCGCGTGCAGTTACGTCGTCGCCGCGCTGGTCTGGAAGATGTCCCTGTTCAACGGGGTGCGGTTCGGGCTCGCCAACACCGTCCTCGGGTGGTTCGGCGCGGATCCCGTGGCCTGGCTGTCCACCACCGACCCGCCGTGGTACTGGCTGGTCATCGTGACCGTACGGCTGTGGCTGCAGGCCGGTTTCTACATGATCCTCTTCCTCGCGGGGCTGCAGCGGATCGATCCGGTGCTGTACGAGGCGGCCGCCGTGGACGGCGCCCGGCCCGGCTGGACGGTGCTGCGGCACATCACCCTGCCCCAGCTGCGGGCCACCTCGGTCGCGGTGCTGCTGCTGCTCGTCGTCAACGCCTTCCAGGCCTTCGACGAGTTCTACAACCTGCTGTCCGACGCCCGGGGTTACCCGCCGTACGCCCGGCCGCCGCTGGTCTACCTCTACTACACCGCGCTCGGCCAGGGGCAGAACCTCGGTCTGGGCAGCGCGGGCGCGGTGATCCTCGCGCTGATCATCGCGGTCGTCACGGTGGGGCAGGCGCGGTGGCTGCGGCTGGGAAGGACGGACACCGATGGATGA
- a CDS encoding DUF4232 domain-containing protein has protein sequence MSDLYLSTGRKEGAAGSLYWPVRFTNTSTSSCALRGYPGVSVLDTAHHQIGPAATRSGRSYGTVTLSPGHSASATIRTTNGPVGGACLRTGTYLRIYPPASRTAALLPAPWTICSGVFQVGPVNTEGVF, from the coding sequence GTGAGCGACCTGTACCTCTCCACGGGCCGCAAGGAGGGCGCCGCCGGGTCGCTGTACTGGCCCGTCCGCTTCACCAACACCAGCACGAGCAGCTGCGCCCTGCGCGGCTATCCGGGCGTCAGCGTCCTGGACACCGCCCACCACCAGATCGGCCCGGCCGCCACCCGCAGCGGCCGCTCCTACGGCACGGTCACCCTCTCCCCCGGCCACTCCGCCTCGGCGACCATCCGCACCACCAACGGCCCGGTCGGCGGCGCCTGTCTGCGCACCGGCACCTACCTGCGCATCTACCCACCGGCCTCCCGCACAGCCGCCCTGCTCCCGGCACCGTGGACCATCTGCTCCGGCGTCTTCCAGGTGGGACCGGTGAACACGGAGGGAGTGTTCTGA